Genomic window ([Empedobacter] haloabium):
GGCACGTAGATGCCGCGCTTGCGCAGGCCGATGAACAGGAACAGCGCGTTCAGGCAGGCCGCCAGGCCGATCGACAGTGCCAGGCCGGCGACCTGGATGTAAGGCACGAACACCAGGTTCATCAGCTGCGTCGCCACCAGCACCGCCAGCGCGATGCGCACGGGCGTGCGGATGTCCTGTCGCGCATAAAAGGCCGGCGCCAGCGTCTTGACGAGGATGATGCCGACCAGGCCCGCCGCGTACGCGATCAGCGGGCGCGCCGACATCTCGGCGGCCCGGTCCGAGAATGCGCCGTAGTGGAACAGCGTGGCGATCAGCGGCAGCGCCAGCACGCACAGGCCGATCGCGGCGGGAATCGCCAGCAGCAGGGTCAGGCGCAGGCCCCAGTCCAGCAGCGCGGAATACTCCTCGCGGTCGCCGTCGACATTGGCCTTGGACAGGCTGGGCAGCAGGATCGTGCCCAGCGCCACGCCCAGCAGCGCCGTCGGGAACTCCATCAGGCGGTCCGCATACGTCAACCACGAGATGCTGCCCTGTTCCAGGCGCGACGCGATGCTGGTGTTGATCATCAGGCTGATCTGCGCGGCCGACACGGCAAACACGGCCGGCCCCATCTTCTTCAGTACGCGCCGCACGCCGGGGTCGGACAGGCCGGCGACCGGATTGATCGACAGCCGCGGCAGCATGCCGATGCGCACCAGCGAAGGAATCTGGATGCCGACCTGCAGCAGGCCGCCGACGAACACCGCGATCGCCTGCGCGTACACGGGCTGCTCCAGGTAGGGCGCCAGGAACAGCGCGCCGGCGATCAGCGACAGGTTCAGCAGCACGGGCGTGAACGCGGGAATCTTGAACTGGCGCCAGGTGTTCAGGATGCCGCCGGCCATCGCCACGAACGACATGCACGCGATGTACGGGAACATCAGCCTGGTCATCCAGACGGCCGCGTCGAAGGCGCCCGGGTTCTGCTGCAGGCCGCCGGCGATCAACAGCACGAACAGCGGCGCGCCGACGATGCCGATGGCGCTGACGATCAGGGTGGCCCAGACCAGGCAATTGGCCACGTGATCGGCCAGCGTCTTGCTCGCGTCATGGCCATGCTGGTTCTTGTACTCGGCCAGGATCGGCACGAAGGCCTGCGAGAAGGCGCCCTCGGCGAACAGCCGGCGCAGCAGGTTGGGAATGCGGAAGGCGACGTTGAACGCGTCGGTATAGGCGCCGGCACCGAAGGCGCGGGCAAACAGGGTCTCGCGCAGGAGGCCGGTCACGCGCGACAGCATGGTCATGCTGGAGACGGCGGCAAGGGTTCGGAGTAGATTCATGGTGCGCGATTATAGCCGCGTGGCCCGGCGTAATTGCTGAGATTGCCATTAATCCGGCGTCGCATTGCTG
Coding sequences:
- the murJ gene encoding murein biosynthesis integral membrane protein MurJ translates to MNLLRTLAAVSSMTMLSRVTGLLRETLFARAFGAGAYTDAFNVAFRIPNLLRRLFAEGAFSQAFVPILAEYKNQHGHDASKTLADHVANCLVWATLIVSAIGIVGAPLFVLLIAGGLQQNPGAFDAAVWMTRLMFPYIACMSFVAMAGGILNTWRQFKIPAFTPVLLNLSLIAGALFLAPYLEQPVYAQAIAVFVGGLLQVGIQIPSLVRIGMLPRLSINPVAGLSDPGVRRVLKKMGPAVFAVSAAQISLMINTSIASRLEQGSISWLTYADRLMEFPTALLGVALGTILLPSLSKANVDGDREEYSALLDWGLRLTLLLAIPAAIGLCVLALPLIATLFHYGAFSDRAAEMSARPLIAYAAGLVGIILVKTLAPAFYARQDIRTPVRIALAVLVATQLMNLVFVPYIQVAGLALSIGLAACLNALFLFIGLRKRGIYVPSPGWGKFFVKLVVAVAAMGVTGWFAAQQFDWLALRATPLWRAGALAGVIAVCGLVYFGLLVLLGFRVRDFRRTGK